In Apis cerana isolate GH-2021 linkage group LG5, AcerK_1.0, whole genome shotgun sequence, a single genomic region encodes these proteins:
- the LOC107996529 gene encoding solute carrier family 35 member F5 isoform X2, with the protein MFTFYLLGLCFWPPWRDQCNKPATYMFIDPNVEDDNFYSEANTSLSDPTFVPIKTSDHCDRSSGTESDDSSIRSVRFSKLAEVRHMSESDATEALLARLSYQASLRAGEHARRQANKFSVQKVAKIALMFCLLWFMANYTYQISLARTEAGIVTVLTSTSSLFTLFLAAFFPSNGGDKFTLSKLVAVSISILGLVLVGLSDLTIETSRIPTGIILALVSAFFYAAYIVFLKRKVDHEDKMDIPMFFGFVGLFNLTLLWPVFFILHYGHWEEFEWPDTHQWTFLIINGLIGTVLSEVLWLWGCFLTSSLIATLAVSLLMPMSMIADVLLKKVEYPCIFYLGTIPMLLAFLTVSLLSYYDNWDPVMDLIKRIYIWICRKNRSIRIPDLEAEQTESLIGINSGEHEA; encoded by the exons atgtttacattttatttacttgGTTTATGTTTTTGGCCTCCATGGAGAGATCAATGCAATAAACCAGCAACATATATG ttcaTAGATCCTAATGTAGAAGATGATAACTTCTATTCAGAAGCCAACACAAGTTTG agTGACCCAACATTTGTTCCAATAAAAACATCAGATCATTGTGATCGTTCCTCAGGTACAGAAAGTGATGATTCATCAATACGTTCAGTAAGATTTAGTAAATTAGCGGAAGTTCGTCATATGTCAGAAAGTGATGCCACAGAAGCATTATTAGCAAGACTTAGTTATCAAGCAAGCTTAAGAGCTGGAGAACATGCAAGACGACAAGCCAATAAATTTTCTGTCCAAAAAGTTGCTAAAATTGCACTTATGTTTTGTTTACTT TGGTTTATGGCAAATTATActtatcaaatatcattagCAAGAACTGAAGCTGGAATTGTAACTGTGTTAACATCAACTTCTAGTTTATTTACTCTGTTTCTTGCTGCATTTTTTCCTAGTAATGGTGGGGATAAGTTTACATTATCTAAACTAGTTGCTGTCTCTATTAGCATTCTTGGACTA gttcTAGTTGGTCTTTCAGATTTAACTATAGAAACTAGTAGAATACCTACAGGCATAATATTGGCCCTAGTCAGTGCATTTTTTTATGCAGCTTATATAGtgtttttaaagagaaaagtaGATCATGAAGATAAGATGGATATTCCAATGTTTTTTGGATTTGTTGGACTTTTTAATTTGACACTTCTATGGcctgtattttttattcttcattatgGCCATTGGGAAGAATTTGAATGGCCAGATACTCATCAAtggacatttttaattatcaatggtTTGATTGGTACAGTTTTAAGTGAAGTACTTTGGTTGTG GGGTTGCTTTTTAACGTCATCTCTCATCGCGACTTTGGCAGTTAGTTTACTTATGCCAATGTCAATGATAGCTGatgtcttattaaaaaaagtcgaATACCCTTGTATTTTCTATCTAGGAACCATTCCAATGCTATTGGCATTTCTGACTGTATCTCTTCTATCATATTATGACAATTGGGATCCAGTAatggatttaataaaaagaatttatatttggatttgcagaaaaaatagatcaataag aATACCAGATCTTGAAGCAGAACAAACAGAATCGCTTATAGGAATAAATAGCGGCGAACATGAAGCTTAA
- the LOC107996529 gene encoding solute carrier family 35 member F5 isoform X1, with protein sequence MSCSVELRQRRQQGMAEDPHKLAAMMNKSQRLVLGLLVLLLVDIIWVSSSELTKYIYREAAFEKPFFSTYVKTSMFTFYLLGLCFWPPWRDQCNKPATYMFIDPNVEDDNFYSEANTSLSDPTFVPIKTSDHCDRSSGTESDDSSIRSVRFSKLAEVRHMSESDATEALLARLSYQASLRAGEHARRQANKFSVQKVAKIALMFCLLWFMANYTYQISLARTEAGIVTVLTSTSSLFTLFLAAFFPSNGGDKFTLSKLVAVSISILGLVLVGLSDLTIETSRIPTGIILALVSAFFYAAYIVFLKRKVDHEDKMDIPMFFGFVGLFNLTLLWPVFFILHYGHWEEFEWPDTHQWTFLIINGLIGTVLSEVLWLWGCFLTSSLIATLAVSLLMPMSMIADVLLKKVEYPCIFYLGTIPMLLAFLTVSLLSYYDNWDPVMDLIKRIYIWICRKNRSIRIPDLEAEQTESLIGINSGEHEA encoded by the exons ATGAGCTGCTCTGTAGAATTAAGACAGCGTAGACAACAGGGGATGGCGGAGGATCCTCATAAACTTGCAGCAATGATGAATAAATCTCAAAGACTTGTATTGGGCCtgttagttttattattagttgatATCATTTGGGTTTCTAGTTCTGAACTTACTAAA tatatttacAGAGAAGCAGCATTTGAAAAACCATTTTTTAGTACATATGTGAAAACATCaatgtttacattttatttacttgGTTTATGTTTTTGGCCTCCATGGAGAGATCAATGCAATAAACCAGCAACATATATG ttcaTAGATCCTAATGTAGAAGATGATAACTTCTATTCAGAAGCCAACACAAGTTTG agTGACCCAACATTTGTTCCAATAAAAACATCAGATCATTGTGATCGTTCCTCAGGTACAGAAAGTGATGATTCATCAATACGTTCAGTAAGATTTAGTAAATTAGCGGAAGTTCGTCATATGTCAGAAAGTGATGCCACAGAAGCATTATTAGCAAGACTTAGTTATCAAGCAAGCTTAAGAGCTGGAGAACATGCAAGACGACAAGCCAATAAATTTTCTGTCCAAAAAGTTGCTAAAATTGCACTTATGTTTTGTTTACTT TGGTTTATGGCAAATTATActtatcaaatatcattagCAAGAACTGAAGCTGGAATTGTAACTGTGTTAACATCAACTTCTAGTTTATTTACTCTGTTTCTTGCTGCATTTTTTCCTAGTAATGGTGGGGATAAGTTTACATTATCTAAACTAGTTGCTGTCTCTATTAGCATTCTTGGACTA gttcTAGTTGGTCTTTCAGATTTAACTATAGAAACTAGTAGAATACCTACAGGCATAATATTGGCCCTAGTCAGTGCATTTTTTTATGCAGCTTATATAGtgtttttaaagagaaaagtaGATCATGAAGATAAGATGGATATTCCAATGTTTTTTGGATTTGTTGGACTTTTTAATTTGACACTTCTATGGcctgtattttttattcttcattatgGCCATTGGGAAGAATTTGAATGGCCAGATACTCATCAAtggacatttttaattatcaatggtTTGATTGGTACAGTTTTAAGTGAAGTACTTTGGTTGTG GGGTTGCTTTTTAACGTCATCTCTCATCGCGACTTTGGCAGTTAGTTTACTTATGCCAATGTCAATGATAGCTGatgtcttattaaaaaaagtcgaATACCCTTGTATTTTCTATCTAGGAACCATTCCAATGCTATTGGCATTTCTGACTGTATCTCTTCTATCATATTATGACAATTGGGATCCAGTAatggatttaataaaaagaatttatatttggatttgcagaaaaaatagatcaataag aATACCAGATCTTGAAGCAGAACAAACAGAATCGCTTATAGGAATAAATAGCGGCGAACATGAAGCTTAA
- the LOC107996531 gene encoding Bardet-Biedl syndrome 4 protein homolog isoform X2 yields the protein MTNNIFSNGRIQQQTIVSQRLKNDKGKKAPEIPAIESNNWLLHRHYTRHEYKTCKILIDQELIKSNGHNEYANYLKGLILRREGKIQDSLNYFQAAYNVNSTNINNVKQIAKSFLIMGNHKRAIDAYLEAEKISNISDWEIYFNLGECYMKLNQVYEAKKYLKRSIELTKNELPYIAFAKLCLFENHVTEAQNAYITALSENPESIEVATELGLLYLKIGDVQRAFQQFGTAIAHSPNYAKAILPIAYIIQNHQEYDVALSKYKQAAQSISESYTLWNNVGMCFYGKQKFVAAISCLKRAHYLNSMAFLPAYNLGMVFLTTGQPASAAIYLCSAITADPKNSMPYLLLGNDLEGAEKVLQKAHALSPQDPFVLINYAVILEAQGKGNMAAELLSALNDITAVIDVDEQITQTAKKLSMKFQQERVKGKEEEETRVLNSDEV from the exons atgactaacaatatttttagtaatggCCGCATTCAACAACAGACAATTGTTTCGCAgcgtttaaaaaatgataaaggaaaaaaag caCCAGAAATACCAGCGATAGAAAGCAACAATTGGTTGTTGCATCGACATTATACGCGACATGAATATAaaacttgtaaaatattaattgatcaagaattaataaaatcaaacggACATAATGAATAtgcgaattatttaaaa gGTTTAATATtgagaagagaaggaaaaattcaagattCGTTAAACTATTTTCAAGCTGCTTATAACGTCAATTcaacgaatattaataacgTGAAGCAAATAGCCAAATCATT TTTGATAATGGGCAATCACAAGCGTGCAATCGACGCGTATTTGGAAgctgaaaaaatatcgaatatatcaGATTgggagatttattttaatttag gtGAATGTTATATGAAATTGAATCAGGTATAtgaagcaaaaaaatatttaaaaagatcgatcgaattaacgaaaaatgaaCTACCTTACATTGCATTTGCCAAACTTTGTCTTTTCGAAAATCATGTTACAGAGGCACAGAACGCTTATATAACTGCTCTtag CGAGAATCCTGAAAGTATAGAAGTTGCAACCGAATTAGGACTgctttatcttaaaattggTGATGTCCAACGAGCATTTCAACAATTTGGTACTGCAATCGCTCATTCTCCAAATTATGCTAAAGCAATTCTTCCAATAGCTTACATAATCCAA AATCACCAAGAATATGATGTTGCATTGTCAAAATACAAACAGGCAGCACAATCAATTTCAGAATCGTATACTTTATGGAATAATGTCGGAATGTGTTTTTATGGCAAGCAGAAATTCGTTGCT GCTATTAGTTGTTTGAAGAGAGCTCATTATCTCAATTCCATGGCTTTTTTACCCGCTTATAATTTGGGTATGGTTTTTTTGACTACTGGTCAACCAGCGTCGGCCGCAATTTATTTGTGCTCTGCGATTACCGCTGATCCAAAAAATTCAATGCCATACCTTCTACTTGGAA ATGACTTGGAAGGTGCGGAGAAAGTATTGCAAAAAGCTCATGCTCTTTCACCGCAAGATCCCTttgtgttaattaattatgcggTAATATTGGAGGCACAAGGCAAGGGAAATATGGCGGCCGAACTTCTGTCTGCGTTGAATGATATTACGGCAGTGATTGACGTGGACGAACAG ATAACGCAGACGGCAAAGAAATTGTCGATGAAATTTCAACAGGAAAGAGTAAAGggtaaagaagaggaggagacgaGGGTACTCAACTCGGACGAAGTTTAA
- the LOC107996531 gene encoding Bardet-Biedl syndrome 4 protein homolog isoform X1 produces the protein MTNNIFSNGRIQQQTIVSQRLKNDKGKKAPEIPAIESNNWLLHRHYTRHEYKTCKILIDQELIKSNGHNEYANYLKGLILRREGKIQDSLNYFQAAYNVNSTNINNVKQIAKSFLIMGNHKRAIDAYLEAEKISNISDWEIYFNLGECYMKLNQVYEAKKYLKRSIELTKNELPYIAFAKLCLFENHVTEAQNAYITALSENPESIEVATELGLLYLKIGDVQRAFQQFGTAIAHSPNYAKAILPIAYIIQNHQEYDVALSKYKQAAQSISESYTLWNNVGMCFYGKQKFVAAISCLKRAHYLNSMAFLPAYNLGMVFLTTGQPASAAIYLCSAITADPKNSMPYLLLGIVLKRLDDLEGAEKVLQKAHALSPQDPFVLINYAVILEAQGKGNMAAELLSALNDITAVIDVDEQITQTAKKLSMKFQQERVKGKEEEETRVLNSDEV, from the exons atgactaacaatatttttagtaatggCCGCATTCAACAACAGACAATTGTTTCGCAgcgtttaaaaaatgataaaggaaaaaaag caCCAGAAATACCAGCGATAGAAAGCAACAATTGGTTGTTGCATCGACATTATACGCGACATGAATATAaaacttgtaaaatattaattgatcaagaattaataaaatcaaacggACATAATGAATAtgcgaattatttaaaa gGTTTAATATtgagaagagaaggaaaaattcaagattCGTTAAACTATTTTCAAGCTGCTTATAACGTCAATTcaacgaatattaataacgTGAAGCAAATAGCCAAATCATT TTTGATAATGGGCAATCACAAGCGTGCAATCGACGCGTATTTGGAAgctgaaaaaatatcgaatatatcaGATTgggagatttattttaatttag gtGAATGTTATATGAAATTGAATCAGGTATAtgaagcaaaaaaatatttaaaaagatcgatcgaattaacgaaaaatgaaCTACCTTACATTGCATTTGCCAAACTTTGTCTTTTCGAAAATCATGTTACAGAGGCACAGAACGCTTATATAACTGCTCTtag CGAGAATCCTGAAAGTATAGAAGTTGCAACCGAATTAGGACTgctttatcttaaaattggTGATGTCCAACGAGCATTTCAACAATTTGGTACTGCAATCGCTCATTCTCCAAATTATGCTAAAGCAATTCTTCCAATAGCTTACATAATCCAA AATCACCAAGAATATGATGTTGCATTGTCAAAATACAAACAGGCAGCACAATCAATTTCAGAATCGTATACTTTATGGAATAATGTCGGAATGTGTTTTTATGGCAAGCAGAAATTCGTTGCT GCTATTAGTTGTTTGAAGAGAGCTCATTATCTCAATTCCATGGCTTTTTTACCCGCTTATAATTTGGGTATGGTTTTTTTGACTACTGGTCAACCAGCGTCGGCCGCAATTTATTTGTGCTCTGCGATTACCGCTGATCCAAAAAATTCAATGCCATACCTTCTACTTGGAA TCGTTCTGAAACGTCTAGATGACTTGGAAGGTGCGGAGAAAGTATTGCAAAAAGCTCATGCTCTTTCACCGCAAGATCCCTttgtgttaattaattatgcggTAATATTGGAGGCACAAGGCAAGGGAAATATGGCGGCCGAACTTCTGTCTGCGTTGAATGATATTACGGCAGTGATTGACGTGGACGAACAG ATAACGCAGACGGCAAAGAAATTGTCGATGAAATTTCAACAGGAAAGAGTAAAGggtaaagaagaggaggagacgaGGGTACTCAACTCGGACGAAGTTTAA